The DNA region CCTGGACGGGACCTGGACCGAGGCCAAGAAGACCTGCGTCGCCGCGACCACCGCCGCGGCCTGCGCGGCCGCGCCGTCCGACTCGGCGGTGGTGATCGGCTGGCAGGCGTCGATCGCACCGGAGCGTTCCGGAACCCATCGGGTGTACGTCCGGGCCAAGGACGACGTCGGCCGCTGGGGCGAGCAGAACGTCGTCGACTACCTGGTCGCCGCCGGTGAGGGACCGGTCGGCCGCTGGCACTTCGACGAGGCGAGCGGCGTGGCCGTGGACTCGGCCACCGCGGACGGCAGGAACGACGCGACGCTGATGGGCGGCGCCGTCCGCGACGACCGGGGCCGGCGGGGACTGATCACCCATGACGCGGAGGGCGCCCCGCTGGAGAACCCGGTCACGGACAAGGGTCTCGCGCTCAAGGACGGCGCGGCCTACGCGAAGACCGCGGGACCGGTGATCGAGACGCGCTCGGCCTACACGGTCTCCGCGTGGGTGCGGCTCGACAGCACGGCCGAGGGGGCCTCGGTACTCTCCGCGAGCGACGCGGAGGAGAACAGCCCGTTCATTCTCGATTACTCGCCCACCCACAAGACGTGGTTCTTCGGCATCCGGATGGAGGGCTACAAGGACAAGTACCGGGGAGCGGTGGCCGCCTTCCCGGCGCAGGCCGACGTGTGGACCCACCTCGCCGGTTCGTACGACCCGGCCAAGGCGGAACTGCGCTTCTACGTGGACGGGCGGCGTCAGGGTGATCCGGCCTCCACGGAGGGTTCCTGGCCGTCGAGCGGGCCGCTGCTGTTCGGACGGCACGACTTCAGTACGGGGCAGACCTACTCCTTCCCGGGCTCCATCGACGAGGTCGCCGTGTGGCAGCGGGTGCTGACGGCAGAGGAGATCGCCGACGAGACGCGGCTGATGGTGGCCGAGGGCTTCGCCGGGGTGGAGCTGGTGGCCGACTGGTCCGCCGACCGGGGCACGGGCACGACGGTCCCGGACACGACGTCCGGTTACGGACGGAAGCTGACGCTGACCGGCGGGGCCTCGCTGGACGGGGAGGCGATCGTGCTCGACGGGGTGGACGGCGCCGCGACCACCCCCGGTCCGCTCGTGTACGACCACAGCGGGTTCACGGTGACCACCCTCGCGCAGGTGGAGAGCGCCGGACTGGCCGACAAGAAGACCGGCTACACCGGGCAGGTGCTGGGCCAGGGTACGGAGGGTGGCTCCGCGTGGGGCTTCTGGTACGAGCTGACCGGCAGGGAGACCGTGCTGGACGAGGAGACGGGGGAGGAGCGCGTGGTGCCGGTGGGCGTATGGCACTTCGGCCGCCTCGAGACGGACGGCACCTTCTCCTCGGTCCGGTCCTCGCAGGAGGCGGCCCTGGACAGCCCGGTCAGGCTGACGGGTGTCTACGACTCCCTGTACGGAACGATCAGCCTCTACCTGGGGCACAACCAGAACGGCGACGCCACGGAGTTCACCGTCCAGCTCGGCTCCGGTGACTTCGCCATCGGCAGGGGCTTCACGAACGGGACGTGGAAGCACCACCTGGCGGCCAGGATCACGGAGGTCCGGCTGTGGGCCGGAGCCATGGCCGGCAGTGAGCAGGTCGAGTACCGCGTGGGCGACTGACGCGTGCGTGGGGGCGGGAGCGGTGACCGCTCCCGCCCCCACGCGAAGTCACGGAAACGCATGTCCAGACCTTCGGTCTCTCTTCGAACACTCGGGTGGGGGAAATCAAGCATGGCGTTCGGCACAGGCACTTCACGGGCTTTGTGGGGTGGGCAGAGACGCGGGAGAGGACGGTCCGCGCTGACCGTCCTCGTCCTGTCGTTGATGACGGTGGGGGGACTGGCTCCTCTCGCACAGGCGGAGAACACCAAGGGGCTGGGCCGGCCCGACCTGCCCGGACAACGGGTGAGCAAGGTCGCGAAGGCCGACGGCCCCGGGGCGGAACAGGCCCTGGAACGGGTCGCCGAGGACAAGGAGGCCAACGAGCGCCAGGCCCGGGACGCGGAGACCGAACAGAAGGCCACACCGCCCGCGACGTCTCTCGCGGTGTCCGCCCTCGTGGCCGGCGCCCCCGGCGCCGGTGAGGCCTCCAACGGGGCCGGCGACTTCTCCGCCACCCCGCTCGCCGAGTCCTCCTCGTGGGAGGCGGGCGGCAACTCGGGGTCCTTCGGCTGGAACTACGACTTCGCGGTGCCGCAGGTGGCCGCCGGGGCGGCGCCGAAGCTGTCCCTGTCCTACGACTCCGGCAGCGTCGACGGACGCACCGCCACCACCAACAACCAGGGCTCCTCGGTGGGCGAGGGCTTCGCCCTGACGGAGTCGTACATCGAGCGCTCCTACGGTGCCTGCCACGACGACGGCCACAAGGACCTGTACGACCTGTGCTGGAAGTACGACGACGCCCGGATCGTGCTCGACGGAAGGGCCAGCAGGCTGGTCAAGGTCGACGGCACCTGGGACAGCACCTGGCGGCTCGCCGACGACGACGCGTCCACCGTGACCCGGTCCACCGGTGCGGACAACGGTGACGACAACGGCGAGTACTGGACCGTCGTCACCGGCGACGGCACGACGTACGTCTTCGGCAGCGACAAGCTGCCGGGGGCCGGGAGCGAACGCACCGGATCCACCTGGACCGTGCCGGTGTTCGGCGACGACGCCGGCGAGCCCGGTTACACCGGCGGCGGCTCCTTCGGCGACCGCTCGCTCAGCCAGGCGTGGCGCTGGAACCTCGACCATGTGAAGGACACCCACGGCAACGCCGCGACGTACTGGTACGCCAAGGAGTCCAACTTCTACAAGAAGAACAAGTCGGCGACCCCGAAGGCGGCCTACACACGGGGCGGCTACCTGAAGGAGATCAGGTACGGGCTGCGCGAGGGGGCCCTCTTCTCCGGTCAGGCGGAGGCGAAGATCACCTTCGGCCACGAGGAGCGCTGCACGGTCGACGACTGCGCGAAGCTGACCAAGAGCACCGCCGACCACTGGCCGGACGTGCCGTTCGACGCGATCTGCGCCGACGGGGCCGACGAGTGCCGCAGCGCCGGGCCGACCTTCTTCTCCCGGAAGCGGGTCACGAGCGTCGCGACCTCGTCGTGGGACGCCGCCGCCGGCGCGTACGCCCCGGTCGACTCCTGGAAGCTCACCCAGAGGTTCCTCGACGGCGGTGACATCGGAGACACCTCCGACCACGTCCTGACGCTCCAGTCGCTCCGGAGGACCGGCCGCACGGCCTCCCCGGAGATCAAGCTGGATCCGATCTCGTTCACGTACCACATGCGCCCGAACCGGGTGGACGGCACGGACGACATCCTGCCGCTGACCAGGCCCCGTATCTCCACGGTCACCTCCGAGACCGGAGCCGTCACCACGGTGACGCTCTCGGCACCGGAATGCGTCCGCGGTCAGGTGGTCAGCGCGCCGGAGGACACCAACGTACGGTCCTGCTATCCGCAGTACTGGCACATCAACGGCGCCGACAAGGCCGCCGTCGACTGGTTCCACAAGTACCGGGTGCTCGCCGTCACCACGTCCGACCCCGACGGCTACAACGACACGGTGGAGCAGTCCTACACCTACAGCGGAGCGGCCTGGCACCACAGCGACAACCCGTTCGTGCCCAAGGACGAGCGGACCTGGTCCGACTGGCGCGGATACCGGCAGGTCACCGTGGAGTCGGGTGCCAAGGGGACCACGCGGTCCAGGACCGTCTCCGTCTACATGCAGGGCATGCACGGCGACAAGAAGAAGGACGGCACCACCCGTTCGGTGTCCGTCGCGCCGCTCGCGTCCCCGTCCCTCGGCATCGCCGCCGTCACGGACAGCGACCAGTACGCCGGGTGGCTCAGGCAGAAGGTCGTGTACGACGGCTCCGTCGCGACGAGCGTGGAGGTGAACGACCCCTGGTCCAAGGAGACGGCGCGGCAGACCGTCCCCGACTCCGGGGCCCACGTCGCCCGGTTCGTCCGCACGGGGAAGAACACCACCCACACGTATCTGACCGCGTCCAAGACCTGGCGCACACGCACGGTGACCACCGCCTACGACGCGTACGGGACGGCCGTCTCGGCCGACGACTCGGGCGAGGCCGGGAAGAGCGGGGACGAGACCTGCACCCGGACCTGGTACGCCCGTAACGACGCCGTGGGGATCAACTCCCTGGTCTCGCGGACCCGCACCGTCGCCGCCGCCTGCGCCACGGCCGACGCGCAGCTGGACCTTCCGAAGAACGAGGCCTCCCGGGGCGACGTCCTGGCCGACACGGCGACGGTCTACGACAACCCCTCGGCCACGGCGTGGAGCGCCACCCAGAAACCGAGCCGGGGCGCGGTGACCTGGACCGGCCGGGCCACCGGGTACGACACGGCCGCCGACGGGGACGGGCTGCGCCGGCCGCTCGGCTGGCAGACCGTCGGCACCGCGACGTACGACGCGCTGGGCCGGCAGCTGACGGCCACCGACGCGGGAGACAGGACCACCACCACGGCCTACACGCCGGCGGGCGCGGGTCCGCTCACCAAGAAGACCGTGGCCGACCCCAAGGGCTTCAAGGCCACCGAGTTCATGGACCCGCGGCGCGGTGTCGTCCTGCGGAGCTACGACGCGAACACGAAGAAGACCGAGTCCGACTACGACGCGCTGGGCCGCCTCACGGCGGTCTGGCGTCCGGACCGGAACAGGGACGCCGGCTACAGCGCCGGCACCACGTACGGCTATCTGCTCCGCTCCACGGGCACGTCCGCGGTCTCGACCTCCTCCCTGAAGAAGGACGGCACGAGCTACAACACCACCTACGAGCTGTACGACGCGCTGATGCGTCCGTTGCAGACACAGTCGCCCACTCCGCAGGGCGGCAGGATCCTCACGGACACCCGCTACGACTCGCGCGGGCTGGCCTATGAGACGTACGAGCAGATCTTCGACGACTCCACGGCGCCCGGCGCCACGTACACCAGGGCCGAGTACGGGGAGGCGCCCAAGCAGACGGAAACCGTCTACGACGGGGCCCAGCGGCCCGTCTCCAGCACGCTGTACGTCTACGGCGAGAAGAAGTGGTCCACCACCACCGGCTACACGGGGGACTCGACCACCACCACCGGCCTGGAGGGGGGCTCGGCGACACGGACGATCACCGACGCCCGGGGCCGCACCACCGAGACCCGCACCTACGCCGGTACCCGGCCGGACGACCAGCAGTACGGCGGCGGACTCGGATCCGGCTACTCCGCCACCCGCTTCCGTTACGACCTCGACGACAAGGAGACCGCCGTCACGGGACCGGACGGCACCACCTGGTCCTACACCTACGACCTGTTCGGCCGGAAGACCGGCACCGAGGACCCCGACAAGGGCCGGACCACCATGAAGTTCGACGCCCTCGACCGGATGGTCGAGTCCACCGACGCCCGGGGCAAGAGCGTCCTGACCCGGTACGACGAACTCGGCCGTGTCACCGGCACCTGGGCGGACAGCGAGAGCGACTCCACCCAGCTCACGGGCTACACCTTCGACACGGTGCTCAAGGGGTACCCGGCCACGAGCACCCGCTACGTCGGAGGCAGGGCGGGACAGGCGTACACCAGGGCCGTGACCGCGTACGACAGCCTGTCGCGTCCCGTGGCCACCCAGCTGGAACTCCCGGCGACGGACCCGCTGGTCTCCGCCGGCGCACCGGCCGTGATCAAGTCCACCAGCCACTTCAACGCGGACGGCACGCTTCAGAACTCCCAGGAACCCGCGCTCGGGGGACTCCCCTCGGAAGTCGTCTCCTACGAGTACACGGCCCTCGGACAGGTGACCTCCGTCAAGGGCGGCGCCGGCTACCTCCTGGACGCCGACTACTCGGCCCTGGGACAGGCCCGGCAGCTCTCCCTGGGGACCGCCGGCACCGAGGCGGCGAAGAAGGTCTACATCACCAACGACTTCGAGGAGGGCACCGGCCGACTGCTGCGCAGCGGTGTGACGGACCAGACGCACGGCTACATGCTGCAAGCCCTGACCTACCGGTACGACCAGGCCGGGAACGTGGTGTCGATCGCGGACCCCACCACACTCGGCGGGTCCTCGGCGGCCGAGACCCAGTGCTTCGCCTACGACGGCCATCAGCGCCTCACCGAGGCGTGGACACCGGCCGGCCAGGACTGCGCCTCCGCCCGG from Streptomyces sp. NBC_01754 includes:
- a CDS encoding RHS repeat domain-containing protein, which produces MTVGGLAPLAQAENTKGLGRPDLPGQRVSKVAKADGPGAEQALERVAEDKEANERQARDAETEQKATPPATSLAVSALVAGAPGAGEASNGAGDFSATPLAESSSWEAGGNSGSFGWNYDFAVPQVAAGAAPKLSLSYDSGSVDGRTATTNNQGSSVGEGFALTESYIERSYGACHDDGHKDLYDLCWKYDDARIVLDGRASRLVKVDGTWDSTWRLADDDASTVTRSTGADNGDDNGEYWTVVTGDGTTYVFGSDKLPGAGSERTGSTWTVPVFGDDAGEPGYTGGGSFGDRSLSQAWRWNLDHVKDTHGNAATYWYAKESNFYKKNKSATPKAAYTRGGYLKEIRYGLREGALFSGQAEAKITFGHEERCTVDDCAKLTKSTADHWPDVPFDAICADGADECRSAGPTFFSRKRVTSVATSSWDAAAGAYAPVDSWKLTQRFLDGGDIGDTSDHVLTLQSLRRTGRTASPEIKLDPISFTYHMRPNRVDGTDDILPLTRPRISTVTSETGAVTTVTLSAPECVRGQVVSAPEDTNVRSCYPQYWHINGADKAAVDWFHKYRVLAVTTSDPDGYNDTVEQSYTYSGAAWHHSDNPFVPKDERTWSDWRGYRQVTVESGAKGTTRSRTVSVYMQGMHGDKKKDGTTRSVSVAPLASPSLGIAAVTDSDQYAGWLRQKVVYDGSVATSVEVNDPWSKETARQTVPDSGAHVARFVRTGKNTTHTYLTASKTWRTRTVTTAYDAYGTAVSADDSGEAGKSGDETCTRTWYARNDAVGINSLVSRTRTVAAACATADAQLDLPKNEASRGDVLADTATVYDNPSATAWSATQKPSRGAVTWTGRATGYDTAADGDGLRRPLGWQTVGTATYDALGRQLTATDAGDRTTTTAYTPAGAGPLTKKTVADPKGFKATEFMDPRRGVVLRSYDANTKKTESDYDALGRLTAVWRPDRNRDAGYSAGTTYGYLLRSTGTSAVSTSSLKKDGTSYNTTYELYDALMRPLQTQSPTPQGGRILTDTRYDSRGLAYETYEQIFDDSTAPGATYTRAEYGEAPKQTETVYDGAQRPVSSTLYVYGEKKWSTTTGYTGDSTTTTGLEGGSATRTITDARGRTTETRTYAGTRPDDQQYGGGLGSGYSATRFRYDLDDKETAVTGPDGTTWSYTYDLFGRKTGTEDPDKGRTTMKFDALDRMVESTDARGKSVLTRYDELGRVTGTWADSESDSTQLTGYTFDTVLKGYPATSTRYVGGRAGQAYTRAVTAYDSLSRPVATQLELPATDPLVSAGAPAVIKSTSHFNADGTLQNSQEPALGGLPSEVVSYEYTALGQVTSVKGGAGYLLDADYSALGQARQLSLGTAGTEAAKKVYITNDFEEGTGRLLRSGVTDQTHGYMLQALTYRYDQAGNVVSIADPTTLGGSSAAETQCFAYDGHQRLTEAWTPAGQDCASARSATALSGPAPHWTSYTYDASGQRTGETAHKATGDRTTTYCREAGGAQPHALTGTSTSGDCAAPDAAYRYDATGNTTRRPGSAGTQDLDWSQEGSLSRLTEDGKATDYLYDADGTLLVRSTQDGERILYSGNTEMHRRADGTAWAQRHYGAGELTVAVRSNATGANKLSYLASDAHGTSGLAVDATTQTFTKRYTTVFGARRGEPTGPAWPDDKGFLGRTHDPGTELTHLGARQYDPALGQFVSVDPMLSTHQDQSLNGYSYANNNPATHADPTGEAVPECLQGLVKCERGIPVRGGGGGGGGGGGQCPSVSNPKCPEYRGGGGGGGGSRGGGGPTPSPSPGAAPTPPPGGCACGNRTGPQDLLADNPFYVRNNQNGANFLAQQLWRLKSDGECERGAEQVICYGGSPGFDQPMTVGDVLFWPKDKSDLEGRLEREKQRRAGIRYEGGEFAAAKYGPDVLKHEAVHSEQWARYGNAGTYVRDYGKASLSSWWKSDDVAAANRMEEEANLWWGGYLHWEPARLGPKS